A window of the Sabethes cyaneus chromosome 1, idSabCyanKW18_F2, whole genome shotgun sequence genome harbors these coding sequences:
- the LOC128738903 gene encoding ubiquitin-like modifier-activating enzyme 5, translated as MSSIEELKLQIQHLQDALNQAESNKVQHARGKIEKMSSEVIDSNPYSRLMALQRMGIVNEYERIRQKSVAIIGVGGVGSVTADMLTRCGIGKLILFDYDKVELANMNRLFFTPDQAGLSKVDAAAKTLNFINPDVKISTHNYNITTMESFDCFLNAIRIGGVEDGRMVDLVLSCVDNFEARMAINTACNELSLNWFESGVSENAVSGHIQFIRPGETACFACAPPLVVAENIDEKTLKREGVCAASLPTTMGIVAGMLVQNTLKYLLNFGTVSDYLGYNALIDFFPKMNLKPNPTCDDRYCIERQKDFAKRPIAIKDEAIDCNDAPVHEENLYGIELLDEDHSAKADCSNPSTNITTGLKLAYEAPTEHHSTLDANVSAKDDSISLEDLMAQMKSI; from the exons ATGTCGTCTATTGAAgaattaaaattgcaaatccAGCATCTACAGGATGCGTTAAACCAGGCTGAATCTAATAAAGTGCAACATGcacgaggaaaaattgaaaagatgtCTTCGGAGGTGATTGATTCCAACCCTTACAGTCGATTAATGGCTTTGCAACGAATGGGAATTGTTAATGAATACGAACGAATTCGACAGAAAAGTGTAGCAATAATCG GTGTTGGAGGTGTCGGCAGTGTTACAGCGGATATGCTGACCCGATGCGGAATTGGAAAATTAATATTGTTCGATTACGATAAAGTGGAACTAGCAAACATGAATCGATTATTTTTCACTCCTGACCAAGCTGGCCTTTCAAAGGTGGATGCAGCAGCAAAAACTCTCAATTTCATTAATCCAGACGTTAAAATATCCACACATAATTATAATATAACAACGATGGAGTCATTTGATTGTTTTCTAAACGCGATTCGCATAGGTGGTGTGGAAGACGGAAGAATGGTCGATTTGGTATTGAGTTGTGTGGATAATTTTGAAGCACGCATGGCTATAAATACAGCTTGCAATGAACTCTCACTAAATTGGTTCGAATCGGGCGTTTCAGAAAATGCTGTCTCTGGGCACATTCAATTCATTCGACCAGGAGAAACGGCATGTTTTGCGTGTGCACCCCCTCTGGTGGTTGCGGAAAATATAGACGAAAAAACATTGAAACGAGAAGGCGTTTGTGCTGCAAGTTTACCAACGACGATGGGAATCGTAGCAGGAATGTTAGTGCAGAATACACTGAAATATTTGCTTAATTTTGGAACTGTTTCGGACTATCTGGGTTACAATGCATTAATAGATTTTTTCCCTAAAATGAATCTTAAACCGAACCCGACATGTGATGATCGTTATTGTATCGAACGGCAGAAAGACTTTGCTAAACGACCTATTGCTATTAAAGATGAAGCTATTGATTGCAATGACGCACCAGTGCACGAAGAAAACCTCTACGGCATTGAACTCTTAGATGAAGACCACTCGGCAAAAGCAGATTGCTCCAACCCATCTACTAATATTACGACTGGTTTAAAATTGGCTTATGAAGCTCCAACTGAACATCATTCCACTTTAGACGCTAACGTGTCTGCAAAAGATGACAGTATTAGTTTAGAGGATTTAATGGCCCAGATGAAATCAATATAA
- the LOC128738975 gene encoding probable glucosamine 6-phosphate N-acetyltransferase: MGASYPEDELILYDRSLLTNLDFSRSPAKFNPPITAASPGESWLLVRPLQTGDYNRGFLQILSQLTTVGDVTLPRFLNRFAQMRASGDYFVTVIVDTRYDKIIGSASLVLEHKFIHGCSVRGRLEDVVVDDTYRGKQLGKLIVVTVSLLAQRLGCYKMSLDCKDKLVPFYKSIGYTLEQGNANTMNIRYEQHNSVVTNTTSSNLPSDLQPS; the protein is encoded by the exons ATGGGTGCCTCGTACCCCGAG GACGAATTGATTCTATATGATCGTTCTCTTCTGAcgaatttggatttctcaagaTCACCCGCAAAGTTTAATCCACCGATCACTGCAGCTAGTCCTGGCGAATCATGGCTTCTAGTACGACCCTTACAAACGGGTGATTACAACCGTGGCTTTTTGCAAATATTATCGCAGCTAACGACAGTCGGAGATGTGACACTACCTCGATTTCTGA ACAGATTTGCGCAAATGCGAGCAAGCGGAGATTATTTCGTAACAGTAATAGTTGATACTCGTTACGATAAAATAATTGGAAGCGCATCTCTAGTACTTGAGCACAAATTCATCCATGGATGTTCTGTTAGAGGGCGGCTTGAAGATGTCGTAGTTGATGATACATATCGTGGTAAACAACTCGGAAAATT GATTGTTGTAACAGTTTCGTTACTTGCCCAACGTCTTGGTTGCTATAAGATGTCATTGGATTGCAAGGATAAACTTGTTCCATTCTACAAATCTATTGGATATACTTTAGAACAAGGCAATGCAAATACGATGAATATCCGATACGAACAACACAATTCAGTTGTTACGAATACTACTTCCAGCAATTTGCCATCTGATCTCCAACCATCCTGA
- the LOC128743917 gene encoding glucose-induced degradation protein 8-B homolog — MSCNDKGDGISKEEWQSRLETYPFRQDDINKLIMNYLVTEGFKEAAEKFQAESGVEPSVDLSSLDNRILIREAVQNGRIQEATHLVNQLHPELLDNDRYLYFHLQQLHLIELIRAGKIEEALTFAQTQISEAGESNPEVLNELERTLALLAFEKPQNSPFADLLDQTHRQKVASELNAAILKMEHQEQSSPRMINVLKLILWAQAELDKKNVKYPKMVDLATATIDPK, encoded by the exons ATGAGCTGTAACGATAAAGGTGACGGAATCTCCAAAGAGGAATGGCAATCTCGACTGGAAACGTATCCTTTTAGGCAAGATGATATAAACAAACTAATTATGAACTATTTAGTCACAG AGGGTTTCAAAGAAGCTGCAGAGAAGTTCCAGGCGGAATCTGGTGTTGAACCGTCTGTTGATTTGAGTTCATTAGATAACAGAATATTAATAAGGGAAGCAGTACAGAACGGTCGAATACAGGAGGCTACACATCTAGTGAATCAGCTGCACCCTGAATTGCTTGACAATGATCGATACCTATACTTCCATCTTCAACAGTTGCATCTTATTGAATTAATCCG GGCTGGAAAAATAGAAGAAGCACTCACTTTTGCGCAGACACAAATTTCTGAAGCTGGAGAAAGCAATCCTGAGGTATTGAATGAACTGGAACGCACGCTGGCTTTATTGGCTTTTGAAAAACCACAGAATAGCCCATTTGCCGATCTTTTGGACCAAACACATCGACAAAAGGTGGCTAGTGAACTGAATGCAGCGATTCTCAAAATGGAACATCAGGAACAATCCAGCCCAAGAATGATAAACGTTTTGAAGTTGATTCTGTGGGCACAAGCTGAGTTGGATAAGAAAAATGTCAAATATCCGAAAATGGTTGATTTAGCGACGGCAACAATAGATCCGAAATGA